One genomic segment of Drosophila melanogaster chromosome 3L includes these proteins:
- the Tsp66A gene encoding tetraspanin 66A, isoform E encodes MVDNEETGCLQRLLSVGKLQICKFIIYFVWLVNFIFSCADIYIYYFILKEHMPCWDCLFRSYMIIALTVNALMAPLLIVGFFFIYSHLCREIRIVIYATVLFLATWLQMMLTILFAQQYQIVGDVLRIWMNRKSLEFYESRCQCCGVLGPDDYKLGDLNIPKSCYKNGSERDEDLYRSGCSTRSIKPASPIIHVISFVIQYVLVICIEVFLIILLRSKSQPTSMWSERVTERFGSVKK; translated from the exons ATGGTGGATAATGAGGAAACGGGATGCCTTCAAAGATTACTCAGCGTTGGAAAGCTACAGATTTGCAAGTTCATAATCTACTTTGTGTGGTTGGTCAATTTC ATTTTCAGCTGTGCGGATATTTACATATACTATTTCATACTGAAGGAACACATGCCTTGCTGGGATTGTTTGTTCAGGTCCTACATGATAATCGCTCTAACCGTAAATGCCCTAATGGCGCCGCTGCTGATAGTCGGTTTTTTCTTCATATATTCGCATTTATGCCGCGAAATACGCATTGTAATT TATGCCACAGTACTCTTCCTGGCAACATGGTTGCAGATGATGCTGACTATACTGTTTGCACAACAGTACCAAATTGTTGGAGATGTACTTCGAATATGGATGAATCGCAAGAGTTTGGAATTCTACGAAAGTCGC TGCCAGTGCTGCGGAGTTTTGGGACCTGACGACTACAAGTTGGGCGATCTGAATATCCCAAAATCCTGTTACAAGAATGGCAGTGAAAGGGATGAGGACCTGTACCGATCAGGCTGCTCCACGCGCTCCATAAAGCCCGCGTCGCCCATCATCCATGTGATCTCCTTCGTAATTCAG TATGTTTTAGTCATATGCATTGAGGTATTCCTTATTATCCTGTTAAGGAGCAAATCCCAACCCACAAGTATGTGGTCTGAGCGGGTCACCGAAAGGTTTGGTAGTGTAAAAAAGTGA
- the Tsp66A gene encoding tetraspanin 66A, isoform F, protein MVDNEETGCLQRLLSVGKLQICKFIIYFVWLVNFIFSCADIYIYYFILKEHMPCWDCLFRSYMIIALTVNALMAPLLIVGFFFIYSHLCREIRIYATVLFLATWLQMMLTILFAQQYQIVGDVLRIWMNRKSLEFYESRCCGVLGPDDYKLGDLNIPKSCYKNGSERDEDLYRSGCSTRSIKPASPIIHVISFVIQYVLVICIEVFLIILLRSKSQPTSMWSERVTERFGSVKK, encoded by the exons ATGGTGGATAATGAGGAAACGGGATGCCTTCAAAGATTACTCAGCGTTGGAAAGCTACAGATTTGCAAGTTCATAATCTACTTTGTGTGGTTGGTCAATTTC ATTTTCAGCTGTGCGGATATTTACATATACTATTTCATACTGAAGGAACACATGCCTTGCTGGGATTGTTTGTTCAGGTCCTACATGATAATCGCTCTAACCGTAAATGCCCTAATGGCGCCGCTGCTGATAGTCGGTTTTTTCTTCATATATTCGCATTTATGCCGCGAAATACGCATT TATGCCACAGTACTCTTCCTGGCAACATGGTTGCAGATGATGCTGACTATACTGTTTGCACAACAGTACCAAATTGTTGGAGATGTACTTCGAATATGGATGAATCGCAAGAGTTTGGAATTCTACGAAAGTCGC TGCTGCGGAGTTTTGGGACCTGACGACTACAAGTTGGGCGATCTGAATATCCCAAAATCCTGTTACAAGAATGGCAGTGAAAGGGATGAGGACCTGTACCGATCAGGCTGCTCCACGCGCTCCATAAAGCCCGCGTCGCCCATCATCCATGTGATCTCCTTCGTAATTCAG TATGTTTTAGTCATATGCATTGAGGTATTCCTTATTATCCTGTTAAGGAGCAAATCCCAACCCACAAGTATGTGGTCTGAGCGGGTCACCGAAAGGTTTGGTAGTGTAAAAAAGTGA
- the CG8543 gene encoding uncharacterized protein has protein sequence MAFKYVLLSFCALVGVASAGFLAPATTYAAASIPVVAKVAQPHYDAVGTTQQNVVRSFGGTVSTYSKNVVTPYSSVSKVDSRITNNVYTPKTLYSAPAPVITKSFYAAAPAPVVAKTVYSAPVAKAVYAAPAPVYAAPAPVVAKTVYSAPVAKAVYAAPAPVYSAPAPVVAKTVYSAPAPVYHAPAPLVAAAPAAYVKYSPAAVVAHASFDGFGSHWGY, from the coding sequence ATGGCATTCAAGTACGTCCTGTTGTCCTTCTGCGCTCTGGTGGGTGTGGCCAGTGCTGGCTTCCTGGCTCCGGCCACCACCTATGCCGCTGCCTCCATTCCCGTGGTGGCCAAGGTGGCTCAGCCCCACTACGATGCCGTGGGAACCACCCAGCAGAATGTGGTGCGCTCCTTCGGCGGCACTGTGTCCACCTACTCCAAGAACGTGGTTACCCCGTACTCCAGTGTCAGCAAGGTGGACTCCCGCATCACCAACAATGTCTACACTCCCAAGACCCTGTACTCCGCACCTGCTCCAGTGATCACCAAGTCCTTCtacgctgctgctcctgctcccgtCGTGGCTAAGACCGTGTACTCTGCTCCCGTCGCCAAGGCTGTCTATGCCGCTCCAGCTCCAGTCTACGCCGCTCCAGCTCCAGTCGTGGCCAAGACCGTGTACTCTGCTCCCGTCGCCAAGGCTGTCTATGCCGCCCCAGCTCCAGTCTACTCCGCTCCAGCTCCAGTCGTGGCCAAGACCGTGTACTCCGCTCCTGCTCCAGTTTACCACGCTCCTGCTCCTCTGGTGGCTGCTGCTCCCGCCGCCTATGTGAAGTACTCGCCCGCCGCCGTGGTTGCCCACGCCAGCTTCGATGGATTCGGATCCCACTGGGGATACTAG
- the Tsp66A gene encoding tetraspanin 66A, isoform D: MVDNEETGCLQRLLSVGKLQICKFIIYFVWLVNFIFSCADIYIYYFILKEHMPCWDCLFRSYMIIALTVNALMAPLLIVGFFFIYSHLCREIRIYATVLFLATWLQMMLTILFAQQYQIVGDVLRIWMNRKSLEFYESRCQCCGVLGPDDYKLGDLNIPKSCYKNGSERDEDLYRSGCSTRSIKPASPIIHVISFVIQYVLVICIEVFLIILLRSKSQPTSMWSERVTERFGSVKK, from the exons ATGGTGGATAATGAGGAAACGGGATGCCTTCAAAGATTACTCAGCGTTGGAAAGCTACAGATTTGCAAGTTCATAATCTACTTTGTGTGGTTGGTCAATTTC ATTTTCAGCTGTGCGGATATTTACATATACTATTTCATACTGAAGGAACACATGCCTTGCTGGGATTGTTTGTTCAGGTCCTACATGATAATCGCTCTAACCGTAAATGCCCTAATGGCGCCGCTGCTGATAGTCGGTTTTTTCTTCATATATTCGCATTTATGCCGCGAAATACGCATT TATGCCACAGTACTCTTCCTGGCAACATGGTTGCAGATGATGCTGACTATACTGTTTGCACAACAGTACCAAATTGTTGGAGATGTACTTCGAATATGGATGAATCGCAAGAGTTTGGAATTCTACGAAAGTCGC TGCCAGTGCTGCGGAGTTTTGGGACCTGACGACTACAAGTTGGGCGATCTGAATATCCCAAAATCCTGTTACAAGAATGGCAGTGAAAGGGATGAGGACCTGTACCGATCAGGCTGCTCCACGCGCTCCATAAAGCCCGCGTCGCCCATCATCCATGTGATCTCCTTCGTAATTCAG TATGTTTTAGTCATATGCATTGAGGTATTCCTTATTATCCTGTTAAGGAGCAAATCCCAACCCACAAGTATGTGGTCTGAGCGGGTCACCGAAAGGTTTGGTAGTGTAAAAAAGTGA
- the CG42660 gene encoding uncharacterized protein, isoform B, whose protein sequence is MCICSTRVLKIVLLAFIHLAAGFNGAQIAKDITLLDKLVGHHHVMLTISLALCVIILVVLLVAIFAAIRHHILALNVTLVFLIFKCVAKGIIVIVCVLTAETGIENTAAHFWFFLCWKFTCCCMLFNLFFYIRLTENSRQAD, encoded by the exons ATGTGCATTTGCTCAACTCGTGTACTCAAAATCGTTCTTTTGGCATTCATACATCTTGCCGCA GGATTTAATGGCGCGCAAATAGCGAAGGACATTACTTTGCTGGATAAACTGGTGGGTCACCATCATGTTATGCTTACTATAAGTCTAGCACTATGTGTTATCATACTAGTTGTTCTCTTAGTTGCCATTTTTGCTGCTATTCGTCATCATATATTGGCTTTAAACGTG ACGCttgttttcttgatttttaaGTGTGTAGCAAAGGGTATTATCGTAATCGTTTGCGTATTAACCGCAGAAACAGGTATTGAAAATACTGCCGCACATTTTTGGTTCTTTCTATGCTGGAAATTCACG tGTTGCTGTATGCTCTTTAATCTATTCTTTTATATACGGCTAACAGAGAATTCAAGACAAGCTGACTAA
- the CG42661 gene encoding uncharacterized protein, isoform B, producing MCFCPTLGLKIVLLLVIPITAGINGAQIAKDVSILNLLKGYHYIMLIISLSLSVVILATLVLLIYAAICNKIRILKVMIFVYVAIVVVKLIILFVCLSTELNPDKTTAHPIFMICWLLTFLCMAVIIIYWLRLHDLANEDN from the exons ATGTGCTTTTGTCCGACACTTGGTCTCAAAATTGTACTTTTGTTAGTAATACCTATAACCGCA GGAATTAATGGTGCTCAAATAGCCAAAGATGTTTCtatattgaatttattaaagGGATACCATTATATTATGCTTATTATAAGCCTATCCCTGTCCGTAGTTATACTGGCGACTCTGGTTCTTTTAATATATGCGGCGATCTGTAATAAAATTCGAATTCTGAAAGTG ATGATCTTTGTTTATGTAGCCATCGTCGTGGTGAAACTGATAATTCTGTTCGTGTGTCTAAGTACTGAATTGAATCCTGACAAGACGACAGCCCATCCCATATTTATGATATGCTGGCTCCTTACG TTCTTATGTATGGCCGTTATAATAATATACTGGCTTCGGCTACATGACCTTGCCAACGAAGACAATTAG